One Rosa chinensis cultivar Old Blush chromosome 5, RchiOBHm-V2, whole genome shotgun sequence genomic region harbors:
- the LOC112165242 gene encoding ubiquitin recognition factor in ER-associated degradation protein 1 isoform X2, whose product MAHEYPRSSGFEQSYRCYPVSFIDKQHLEKGDKIIMPPSALDRLASMHVDYPMLFELNNATAGRVTHCGVLEFVADEGLIYVPYWMMENMLLQEGDIVQVKNKSLVKGTYVKLQPHTKDFLDISNPKAILETTLRSYSCLTTGDTIMVPYNNKKYYINIVEAKPSSAISIIETDCEVDFAPPLDYVEPEKPTPSTSSTLPKKRPQEAEEEPVQKVARFNPFTGSARRLDGKPSTESVAPVSSPILKQHQLEGENGAKDSKPSTSASRQRSGKLVFGSNSNQPTKEAPKAAPKKQESSEKAEEEKETKFQAFTGKKYSLKG is encoded by the exons ATG GCTCATGAATATCCTCGCAGTTCAGGCTTTGAGCAGAGTTATCGTTGTTACCCTGTCTCGTTCATCGACAAG CAACATCTGGAAAAGGGTGATAAAA TTATAATGCCTCCCTCAGCTCTCGATCGCCTCG CATCTATGCACGTGGACTACCCTATGTTGTTTGAACTTAACAATGCTACTGCTGGACGAGTTACTCATTGTGGGGTCTTGGAATTTGTTGCTGATGAGGGCCTCATATATGTACCATACTGG ATGATGGAGAACATGCTCCTACAAGAGGGAGACATTGTTCAAGTGAAGAACAAAAGCCTGGTAAAGGGAACCTATGTGAAGTTGCAGCCCCACACCAAGGACTTCCTTGATATTTCAAACCCCAAAGCCAT TTTGGAGACTACATTGAGGAGCTACTCTTGTTTAACCACTGGTGACACTATCATGGTTCCTTATAACAATAAGAAGTATTACATTAACATAGTTGAAGCAAAACCCTCATCTGCAATCAGTATCATTGAGACAGACTGTGAGGTTGATTTTGCCCCTCCTCTTGATTACGTGGAACCTGAAAAACCAACTCCGTCAACGTCATCTACTTTGCCAAAGAAGAGACCACAAGAAG CTGAAGAAGAACCAGTTCAAAAGGTTGCAAGATTCAATCCATTTACAGGTTCAGCAAGGCGATTGGATGGAAAGCCTTCGACGGAATCAGTTGCACCAGTTTCCTCTCCCATACTTAAGCAGCACCAACTGGAGGGTGAAAACGGAGCCAAGGATTCCAAGCCATCAACTTCTGCTTCACGCCAACGTTCTGGAAAGCTTGTGTTTGGTTCAAATTCCAACCAGCCCACAAAGGAAGCCCCAAAA GCTGCTCCAAAGAAACAAGAGTCATCTGAGAAGGCAGAAGAGGAAAAAGAGACAAAGTTCCAAGCATTCACAGGGAAGAAGTATTCTCTGAAAGGGTGA
- the LOC112165242 gene encoding ubiquitin recognition factor in ER-associated degradation protein 1 isoform X1, with translation MNILAVQALSRVIVVTLSRSSTSNIWKRVIKTHDSIQYLFGFFFLPVIMPPSALDRLASMHVDYPMLFELNNATAGRVTHCGVLEFVADEGLIYVPYWMMENMLLQEGDIVQVKNKSLVKGTYVKLQPHTKDFLDISNPKAILETTLRSYSCLTTGDTIMVPYNNKKYYINIVEAKPSSAISIIETDCEVDFAPPLDYVEPEKPTPSTSSTLPKKRPQEAEEEPVQKVARFNPFTGSARRLDGKPSTESVAPVSSPILKQHQLEGENGAKDSKPSTSASRQRSGKLVFGSNSNQPTKEAPKAAPKKQESSEKAEEEKETKFQAFTGKKYSLKG, from the exons ATGAATATCCTCGCAGTTCAGGCTTTGAGCAGAGTTATCGTTGTTACCCTGTCTCGTTCATCGACAAG CAACATCTGGAAAAGGGTGATAAAA ACGCATGATAGTATCCAATACttgtttggtttctttttccttccAGTTATAATGCCTCCCTCAGCTCTCGATCGCCTCG CATCTATGCACGTGGACTACCCTATGTTGTTTGAACTTAACAATGCTACTGCTGGACGAGTTACTCATTGTGGGGTCTTGGAATTTGTTGCTGATGAGGGCCTCATATATGTACCATACTGG ATGATGGAGAACATGCTCCTACAAGAGGGAGACATTGTTCAAGTGAAGAACAAAAGCCTGGTAAAGGGAACCTATGTGAAGTTGCAGCCCCACACCAAGGACTTCCTTGATATTTCAAACCCCAAAGCCAT TTTGGAGACTACATTGAGGAGCTACTCTTGTTTAACCACTGGTGACACTATCATGGTTCCTTATAACAATAAGAAGTATTACATTAACATAGTTGAAGCAAAACCCTCATCTGCAATCAGTATCATTGAGACAGACTGTGAGGTTGATTTTGCCCCTCCTCTTGATTACGTGGAACCTGAAAAACCAACTCCGTCAACGTCATCTACTTTGCCAAAGAAGAGACCACAAGAAG CTGAAGAAGAACCAGTTCAAAAGGTTGCAAGATTCAATCCATTTACAGGTTCAGCAAGGCGATTGGATGGAAAGCCTTCGACGGAATCAGTTGCACCAGTTTCCTCTCCCATACTTAAGCAGCACCAACTGGAGGGTGAAAACGGAGCCAAGGATTCCAAGCCATCAACTTCTGCTTCACGCCAACGTTCTGGAAAGCTTGTGTTTGGTTCAAATTCCAACCAGCCCACAAAGGAAGCCCCAAAA GCTGCTCCAAAGAAACAAGAGTCATCTGAGAAGGCAGAAGAGGAAAAAGAGACAAAGTTCCAAGCATTCACAGGGAAGAAGTATTCTCTGAAAGGGTGA